The Cryptococcus decagattii chromosome 1, complete sequence genome includes a region encoding these proteins:
- a CDS encoding myosin-1 gives MAPSKKAGKKGAVGGFLSGASKPQKVQKADWSEGFTKKKAAGVPDMTLLSTITNEAINENLKARFQNQEIYTYIAHVLISVNPFRDLGIYTNDVLNSYRGKNRLEMPPHVFAIAESAYYRMTTEKENQCVIISGESGAGKTEAAKRIMQYIAAVSGGAEGSGIEGIKEMVLATNPLLESFGCAKTLRNDNSSRHGKYLEIMFNGMGQPVGAQITNYLLEKNRVVGQIDDERDFHIFYQFTKGASAEMKEAFGLQGPEAYAYTSRSGCLDVKSVNDISDFKETLRAMQVIGLTSDEQNSIFRILATILWLGNIDFVEGDDGNAAISDSGVADFAAYLLEVDSAQLQKVLLMRIMETQRGGRRGSVYEVPQNVAQASSGRDALAKALYNNLFEWIVSRVNISMKPQTSSEYVIGVLDIYGFEIFQDNSFEQLSINYVNEKLQQIFIELTLKAEQEEYVREQIKWTPIKFFDNSVVCSLIEDRRPAGIFATLNDATATAHADPSAADNSFIQRSSMLASNPNFEARGNKFLIKHYAGDVLYTVAGMTDKNKDTLIKDILDLIEGSKDPFLHTLFPEKVDHTSKKRPPTAGDRIKLSANLLVENLMNCQPHYIRTIKPNQHRSPTEYDDKAILHQIKYLGLQENIRVRRAGFAYRAEFSKMIQRFYLLSPATSYAGDYIWTGDDRSGCERILTDAKIKKEEWQMGVTKAFIKNPETLFYLEGERDRYWHTMASRIQRAWRAYVRRKHEAATKIQRFWRNQREALVYERKRDYGHQVLAGRKERRRFSLLGMRKFMGDYLDIAGGSAQGEMLRNAATISSAEQVHFSSRAELLVSKLGRSSKLSPRFLIITDKAVYFVVSQAKDGRVSTTLERKIPLVTIRAISMTNLRDDFVALNVNACEEGDPIFTCVFKTEMVTVILTLTGGNMSVNIGPTIDYAKKKDKRAVIKAQKNEAVRGDATYKSHTIQVGSGEPPSSLSNPMPPRKLKVKKAAKTASSSRPVNSGRPAAVALPGATKPAAPAALSGMPSHTPVVEKPIATPAATTGAARAPPSIPGRAGAPPPPPPPPPADPPKEIYKALYNFTGQEGEMNLVKGEEVEVKEKDDNGWWMVVKNGQEGWAPSNYLKKVEHAPPPPPPPPTSRPMPARPPAASTAPTAPHVTNGSAVPSWKAKNAASGTPSAASTPPTSRPASSASKVPPAIKAKPAIPAKPQVGAKPALAIGGKPPVPTAPKIQPKAASKPGQVAQPAKAPGQLDLAAAFAKRAARAQQEED, from the exons ATG GCACCTTCAAAGAAAGCAGGAAAGAAGGGCGCGGTCGGTGGCTTCTTATCAGGAGCTTCCAAACCTCAGAAGGTCCAAAAG GCCGACTGGAGTGAAGGGTTcacaaagaagaaggccgcAGGTGTCCCCGATATGACTCTCTTGAGCACAATCACCAACGAGGCTATCAATGAGAACCTGAAAGCACGATTTCAAAATCAAGAGATCTAT ACATATATTGCCCATGTCTTAATCTCCGTCAATCCCTTCCGAG ATCTTGGTATCTATACGAATGACGTCCTGAATTCATATCGAGGCAAGAACCGTCTTGAAATGCCCCCTCACGTCTTTGCTATCGCCGAATCTGCTTATTATCGTATGACAACTGAAAAGGAGAACCAATGTGTCATTATTTCTGGTGAATCAGGTGCAGGCAAGACCGAAGCCGCCAAGCGGATCATGCAGTATATCGCCGCGGTGTCAGGAGGCGCAGAAGGCAGCGGTATTGAAGGAATTAAGGAGATGGTTTTGGCCACGAACCCTCTTTTGGAGAGTTTTGGTTGTGCAAAGACTCTGAGAAACGATAATTCCAGTCGACAC GGTAAATACCTTGAGATCATGTTCAATGGCATGGGGCAACCAGTCGGGGCTCAAATCACCAACTATCTTTTGGAAAAG AACCGAGTGGTCGGACAAATCGACGACGAGCGAGACTTTCACATCTTCTATCAGTTCACCAAGGGTGCTAGTGCCGAAATGAAGG AGGCATTTGGTTTACAAGGTCCTGAGGCGTACGCCTATACCAGTCGAAGTGGTTGTCTCGATGTCAAGAGTGTAAACGATATATCCGATTTCAAGGAGACATTG CGAGCCATGCAAGTCATCGGTCTCACGTCGGATGAACAAAACTCAATTTTCCGTATCCTAGCCACCATCCTTTGGCTCGGTAACATCGACTTTGTTGAAGGTGACGATGGCAACGCCGCAATCTCCGATTCTGGTGTGGCCGACTTTGCGGCTTATTTGTTGGAAGTTGATTCGGCTCAATTGCAAAAAGTGCTGTTGATGAGAATTATGGAGACGCAAAGggggggaagaagaggtagTGTTTATGAGGTTCCTCAGAACGTAGCGCAAGCTTCTTCCGGCAGAGATGCGCTTGCAAAGGCTTT ATACAACAACTTGTTCGAGTGGATTGTCAGCCGAGTCAACATTTCAATGAAGCCTCAGACTTCTTCTGAATACGTCATTGGTGTGCTTGATATCTA CGGTTTTGAAATCTTCCAA GATAATTCATTCGAACAACTTTCAATTAACTATGTCAACGAGAAGCTTCAGCAAATCTTCATCGAATTAACGTTAAAAGCCGAACAGGAGGAGTATGTCCGAGAACAAATCAAGTGGACACCTATTAAGT TCTTTGACAATTCCGTGGTCTGCTCTCTTATTGAAGACCGTCGCCCTGCCGGTATCTTCGCTACTCTCAATGACGCCACCGCTACTGCCCATGCCGATCCGTCTGCTGCCGACAATTCTTTCATTCAGAGATCGAGTATGCTCGCTTCCAACCCTAATTTCGAAGCACGAGGCAACAAGTTCCTTATCAAACATTACGCTGGTGATGTGCTCTATACCGTAGCAGGTATGACTGATAAAAACAAGGATACTCTCATCAAGGATATCTTAGATCTCATCGAGGGGAGTAAAGATCCATTTTTACATACCCTTTTCCCTGAGAAGGTAGATCACACCTCCAAGAAGAGGCCTCCGACTGCGGGTGACAGGATCAAGTTGTCAGCCAATTTACTCGTTGAGAACCTTATGAA TTGTCAACCACACTATATCCGAACAATTAAACCCAACCAGCATCGTTCGCCGACAGAATACGATGACAAGGccattcttcatcaaatCAAATATCTCGGTCTTCAGGAAAATATCCGTGTCCGTCGAGCCGGTTTTGCCTATCGAGCCGAGTTCTCCAAGATGATCCAACGATTCTATTTGTTGTCGCCTGCTACGTCTTATGCCGGTGATTACATCTGGACAGGCGATGACCGTTCGGGTTGTGAGAGAATATTGACGGATGCCAAGATCAAAAAGGAGGAGTGGCAGATGGGTGTGACCAAGGCGTTTATCAAGAATCCGGAAACATTGTTTTACCTCgaaggggagagggatAGGTACTGGCACACGATGGCGTCACGTATTCAACGTGCATGGCGTGCGTATGTTAGAAGGAAGCATGAAGCGGCTACCAAGATTCAAAGATTCTGGAGGAATCAGCGCGAAGCACTTGTGTACGAGCGCAAGAGAGATTATGGCCACCAAGTGCTCGCcgggaggaaggagaggagaaggttCAGCTTGTTGGGTATGCGCAAATTTATGGGAGACTATCTGGACATAGCAGGAGGAAGTGCCCAGGGAGAAATGCTGAGAAATGCGGCTACCATATCAT CTGCCGAGCAAGTTCATTTCAGCTCCAGGGCCGAGCTGCTTGTCTCCAAGCTTGGTAGATCAAGTAAACTGAGTCCCCGGTTCCTTATCATT ACGGATAAGGCTGTCTACTTTGTTGTCTCGCAAGCCAAAGATGGCCGAGTCTCCACCACTTTGGAGCGCAAAATACCGTTGGTGACAATCAGGGCGATCTCAATGACCAACTTGCGAGATGACTTTGTA GCTCTCAATGTCAACGCCTGTGAGGAGGGTGACCCCATCTTCACCTGCGTTTTCAAAACAGAAATGGTAACCGTCATTCTCACCCTGACAGGTGGGAATATGTCCGTCAATATTGGTCCTAC GATTGACTACGCTAAGAAAAAGGATAAGCGAGCGGTCATCAAGGCCCAAAAGAACGAGGCAGTGAGAGGTGACGCAACATATAAGAGTCACACCATTCAAGTTGGCTCAGGAGAGCCTCCTAGTAGCT TGTCGAACCCTATGCCTCCTCGGAAACTCAAGGTCAAGAAGGCTGCGAAAACCGCTTCATCG AGTCGACCCGTAAACTCTGGTCGACCTGCCGCTGTTGCCCTTCCTGGTGCCACAAAGCCTGCTGCCCCCGCTGCTCTTTCTGGCATGCCTTCTCACACACCTGTTGTCGAGAAGCCAATTGCTACTCCTGCAGCGACCACCGGTGCCGCTCGCGCACCTCCATCCATCCCCGGCCGTGCAGGCgcgcctcctcctccaccaccgccacctCCTGCAGATCCTCCTAAGGAGATTTACAAGGCCCTTTATAACTTCACTGGTcaggaaggagagatgaaTCTGGtcaagggagaagaagtcgaggtcaaggagaaggatgacaACGGTTGGTGGATGGTTGTAAAAAACGGTCAAGAAGGTTGGGCCCCGTCAAATTACCTCAAAAAGGTGGAACATGCACCGCCaccccctccccctcccccaaCGTCCCGCCCCATGCCAGCTCGACCCCCTGCAGCTTCCACTGCTCCCACTGCTCCTCATGTTACCAATGGCTCCGCTGTCCCCTCTTGGAAAGCTAAGAACGCTGCATCTGGCACACCTTCCGCAGCTTCTACGCCCCCGACTTCCCGTCCAGCCTCTTCCGCGTCCAAGGTCCCTCCTGCAATTAAGGCGAAGCCTGCCATTCCTGCCAAACCCCAAGTAGGCGCAAAACCTGCTCTTGCGATCGGAGGCAAACCACCTGTGCCTACAGCACCGAAGATACAACCCAAGGCAGCTAGCAAACCAGGACAAGTGGCGCAACCTGCAAAAGCTCCTGGACAGTTGGATTTAGCTGCCGCATTTGCGAAGAGAGCGGCTAGGGCCCAGCAGGAGGAAGACTAG